In Spinacia oleracea cultivar Varoflay chromosome 5, BTI_SOV_V1, whole genome shotgun sequence, a single window of DNA contains:
- the LOC110800562 gene encoding uncharacterized protein isoform X1, protein MTNAFDNLEECFLKYNHEWPFLLGAQFSAALDTIEAFRQIKWDDELSIKIFNRRNLYFSDCQFPSYEEQIDEVRIEWVRHVVQQLYNHLVMLKEPTYIRLLINVFYVV, encoded by the exons ATGA CTAATGCTTTCGACAATTTGGAAGAGTGTTTTTTGAAATACAATCACGAATGGCCTTTCCTGCTCGGTGCCCAGTTTAGTGCG GCACTGGATACAATTGAGGCCTTCCGGCAAATCAAATGGGATGACGAGCTGAGCATAAAGATCTTTAATAGGCGCAACCTG TACTTTTCAGATTGTCAGTTTCCAAGTTATGAAGAGCAGATTGACGAAGTAAGAATCGAATGGGTGCGCCATGTTGTTCAACAATTGTATAAtcacttggttatgttgaaggaACCAACATACATAAGACTAttgattaatgtattttatGTAGTTTAG
- the LOC110800562 gene encoding uncharacterized protein isoform X2: MTNAFDNLEECFLKYNHEWPFLLGAQFSAALDTIEAFRQIKWDDELSIKIFNRRNLQLHCVLSSCFSCPCSTVLPMLYLSAAVLLCQRGWLLLLLVSLLFRLSVSKL, encoded by the exons ATGA CTAATGCTTTCGACAATTTGGAAGAGTGTTTTTTGAAATACAATCACGAATGGCCTTTCCTGCTCGGTGCCCAGTTTAGTGCG GCACTGGATACAATTGAGGCCTTCCGGCAAATCAAATGGGATGACGAGCTGAGCATAAAGATCTTTAATAGGCGCAACCTG CAACTACATTGTGTTCTCTCTTCTTGCTTCTCCTGTCCTTGTTCAACTGTCCTGCCGATGTTGTACTTGTCTGCTGCTGTGTTGCTATGTCAAAGGGGATGGCTGCTCTTGTTGTTGGTTTCAC TACTTTTCAGATTGTCAGTTTCCAAGTTATGA